The Platichthys flesus chromosome 10, fPlaFle2.1, whole genome shotgun sequence genome includes a window with the following:
- the ccdc32 gene encoding coiled-coil domain-containing protein 32 has protein sequence MSDVFDSQEVRSSGELWTEICSTLLEQQPEAAPEDERNNNIEFNDSFQPAAPVPGQLNGHINGTGISSSGAIWEPMEDSEIYIASLENRLKKLKGQTSDVTSRDMLRSLSQAKKECWDRFLHDAQTSELFQGGDLDQNALEHFKRWLVPEKVAISAEELEYLLRPSHNNEPAGPNPTQNAEQTEEETHNSEEDDAHSPEK, from the exons ATGAGCGACGTCTTCGACAGTCAGGAGGTCCGGTCCAGCGGGGAGCTGTGGACCGAGATCTGCTCCACTCTGTTGGAGCAGCAGCCGGAGGCCGCTCCGGAGGACGAGAGGAACAACAACATCGAGTTCAATGACTCCTTCCAGCCAGCTGCACCAGTCCCAGGGCAGCTCAATGGTCACATAAACGGGACAGGCATCAGCTCCTCCGGTGCCATATGGGAACCCATGGAGGATTCTGAGATCTACATAGCTAGTTTAG AGAATCGTCTGAAGAAGTTAAAGGGCCAAACCAGTGACGTGACCTCCAGGGACATGTTGCGCTCGTTGTCTCAGGCTAAGAAAGAATGTTGGGATAGATTCCTGCACGACGCCCAGACCTCAGAGCTTTTTCAAGGTGGTGACTTGGATCAGAA TGCCCTTGAACACTTTAAGAGGTGGTTGGTCCCTGAGAAAGTGGCCATCAGCGCAGAGGAGCTGGAATATCTTCTGAGACCATCCCATAATAACGAGCCAGCCGGACCAAACCCAACACAAAACgcagagcagacagaggaggagacacacaactCTGAGGAAGATGACGCTCACAGTCCAGAGAAATGA